The sequence below is a genomic window from Variovorax paradoxus B4.
GATGCTCAGGATCACGCCCACGGGCTGACGCACGGTCATCGACAACGCGCCGGGCTTGTCGGTCGGGATGGTCTCGCCCTGGATCTGCGTGGTCATCGATGCGGCCTCGCGAAATGCGGTTGCAGCCAGGACGACGTTGAATCCTGCCCAGAGTGCGGCGGCGCCGACTTCGGCCGCCATGGCTTCGATGAAATCCGGCATCCGCGCTTCCAGCGCGTCGGCCGCCTTCAGCAGGATGCGGCGACGCTCCGACGGCGAACTGTGCCGCCACGATTGAAACGCGATGCTGGCCGCGTCAGCCGCCGCGATGGCATCGGCCACGTCCCCCGCGGCAGCGCGGGTGACGATGTCGCCACTGGTCGGATGCCGGCGCTCGAAGATGGCATTTCCGTGGGCAGCGCGCTTCTGGTTGTCGATGATCAGTTCTGTTTGCATGAGAGTGCTCCGTCGATGGAGTGTTGAATAAAACGGGATGAGTGAGAGCGGCGGGGGAGCGGGTGTTCAGGCTTTCAGGCGCAGGAGCTCCGCCATGCGTTCGCCGATGAGCGCGCAAGTCGCCATGGTTGCGACCGCCGGGATGGTTGGCATGATCGAGCTGTCCGCGATTCGCAGGTTCTGCACGCCGTTCACGCGCAATCTGGCATCGACCACGGCTCTCGCATCCTTGCCCATGCGGCAGGTGCCGACCTGATGGAAGTAGGTCGTTGCGCCGTTGCGCACGAAGTCTTCCATCGCCTTGCCCGACAGCTTCTCGCCCGGTGCGACTTCGCGTTTCACGAAATCGCGCATGGCCGCCGAATTGCCGATCTCCCTGCACACCTCGATGCCATGCGCCAGCGCCTTGACGTCGTCGGGGTGGCTGAGAAAGCGTGCGTCGACGATCGGACGGTCCGCCGGATTTGCTGAGCGAAGCCGGATCTCGCCGCGGCTCTTGGGGGCCACGAGGCCCGCGCACAGCGCCCAGCTGCTTGGCGGCGGAGAGAACTGCTTTCCGACGACGTCGCTGGCATAGGGCAACTCGATCTGCACGAGATTCAAGTCCGGCGTGTTCAGGCCAGCGTGACTCTTCAGGAAGCCCGATACGTTGGCGGCGCTGTTGCGATGGGGAACCTGCTCCTTCGGCTCCCAGATGCAGCCGCCATGCAGCAGGTGGTCGTGGAAGTTCTGCCCCACATCCGGCGAATGCGCCACGGTCTGGATGCCGTGTGCGCGCAACTGCGCTTCGTCGCCGATGCCGCTGAGCATGAGGAGCTTTGGCGTGTTGATGCCCCCGGAACTCAGGATGACTTCGGACCTCGCCTGGATGCGAACAGGCGCTGCGTCGTCGCGGGTCAGTTCCACTCCCGTGACGCGGGTGCCGCTGAACGTCAGGCAGTTGACGTGCGTCTTGACGAGGACCGTGACGTTCTTTCGCCCGAGGACGGGGTAGAGGTACGAACGCGCCATGCTTTGCCGACGGCCATCCCGGATGATCTGGTTCATCAGCGCAAAGCCGCCAGCACCAATTTCCCGGGCGCCGTTCAGGTCATCGAGCATGGGCATGCCAAGCGAGCGGCATGCCGCCAGCATGCCCAGCGCGACGGGTGGCGGATCGAATGCCGGCTGGACCCACACCGGGCCGCCTTTGCCGCGGTAGTGGCTGTCGGCCTTGCCTTGCCAGTTCTCCATGCGGCGGTAAATGCCGAGGCAGTGCTCATAGCCCCAGGCGGCATCGCCGCTCTCTCGAGCCCAGTGTTCGAGGTTGTTTCGAAAGGGGCGCGCCCAGATGGTGGCGTTGATGCTGCTGCCGCCGCCAACCACCTTGCCCATGTGCTCGGGAATGGCCCGGCCGTTCGTGCTGGGGGATGGCAGGGCGACGTCCTTCCAGTCGAGTTCGGTCCCCAGGTTGGTGAACCACAGCCGCGGGTCCATGACGGAGGGCGCGGCATCCCAATCGCCCGCTTCGATCACAAGGATGTTCGCGCTTGTCTTTGCCGCCAGCCGGCCGACGAGTGCGGAGCCGGCGCTGCCGGTCCCGACAACGATGTAGTCGTAAGCGGGCAGCAGCGAGGCGGTTCGCTCGGCCTGGTTGGCTCGCGCGGCATCCAACTCGTCGGCGAGCGAAGGCAGACTCGTCGCGGCAATGCCTGCTGCGGCGGCTGCTCGCAGGAAGCCTCGTCGGTCGAGCCGTCCGGCGATCAATGCACGTTCCAATCGGTCCAGCTTGTCGTCGTTGTCTTTTTCGTTCTGGGGATGCAGAGAGAGTCGCATGGCGTATCCACCTCGGGTTGGGAGAAAAATGCTCGTTGGATAACGCTCCGGACGAAGGCCGAAGTCGTATCGCAGGGGGAAGGTAAGTCACCGGATACGGTGGCCGAAGCATCGGGAAAACCCGACCCGATACGGGTGTTCCGTTTCGGAACGGTGGGCGATGCGAAGCTAGCGCCTGGCCTGCGCGCGATTGCGCAGTCGTCGATAGATCAACCCGCGCGAAACGCCGAGTTTCTCGGCCGCCTTGGTGACGTTGCCGCCGTAGGTTTCCAAGGTTCGATCGATGAGATCGTTGCCGCATTCGCGAAGCCTGACCGATGGCTCGCTGGCATCGCGAGGCGCTTCAGGTCCGGGCGGCGCGGAGGCGACGTCCGGCTCTTCGATTGCGCTCGCGGTCGCAAGCTCGGCAGTGGTCTCTTCGTCGCTTGGCGCGGCCAGGGCGCAGGGGGAAGTCACTGCTGGTGCAGGAGTGGGGTCACGTTTCCCGAACTCATCGACCCCCGGGACAAGGCCACGGTGACCATCGGCGGCGCGCATCTCGCCGCGGGCCCAGACCATCAGTCCATTCGCCAGTTGCAATGGCGCCGAGCCCGATCGGGGCAGTGAAGCCAGTTGCGCGATGCTGGCGCCCATGGCCTCTTCCACGGACGAGGTATTCGCGCCGCGCTCGGCTGGCGGCAACCCTAGTAGGCGGGCTGCCGCACCGTTCATCCAGGCGAGCTGGCCGTTGATGTCGATGCCGACCAGCGCGACAAATCTCGAATCGAGCAGCATTGCATCCACTTGAAATCGCACTACGAGATGCTGGTCGGACTGCGAGATGAAGAGCCGGTTCTCGATGGCCGCGGCATACAGCCCGACAACAGAGGTTGCATCGAAGCTGAACGGAATGGCCTCGCTCGATATGTCGAGCACGCCAACCAGCCGGCCGCGGGTGTCGTGAATAGGCGCTGCGGCGCAATGCATCGCCTTGACCTCGTCGAAGAAGTGCTCCGCGCCGTCGACCGACACCGCGCGACCCGTGCGCGCGGCCACGCCGGGTGCGGTCGTGCCCACCGCTTCCTCGCAGAGGTTCACGCCCGTGCGGGTCGCGATCGGCATGATGCGTTCGTGCGAGCGGCCCACACACGTGGCTCCGATGAGTACGCCCGTTGCATCGGTCAGCATGGCCGCGCAAGAGGTCGCACCCAGTACCGACTGCAGTTGCGGGAGTTCTTCGAGCCAGGCGTGGACGAGATCGCGATTCTTCTGAAGCGCCAGATGTGCCCGGCTCGTCGAGACCGGCTGAAAGGAGACCTTCGCGCCAGGACCGTCATGCAGGCGCTGGCACCGCGCCCACGACTGATACACAGCGTCGCTCACGATCCCCGAGGGCAGCAGTCCTTCTTCGAAGTAGCGCCGACGCGCGAGCGCAAGACGCTCGATCCTGGAGTTGAAGAACAACGATGTTCCGGGGGAGTTCATCGACAGCTGCGTGGTCAATCTTCTGGCCGTGTGTTTCTCACGCGAGTGTCCCCCGGCCGGCACGGCTGGCAAGCCGGGCTATCCCTGCGTCCGCCCGCGGGGGAATGGCCGGGGCATTCGCGTCACTCTTGCTCGGCCGAGGCGGCTCTGTGCGCGTGGAGCGCTTCGAGAATCGGTGCGTCGCTGAAGCGGAACAGGTCGAGCGATCCGGGGCAGGTCTCGTCGCAGTGGGCCGAAAACGCCTGCCACGACGGCACAACGAACATGTCCCCACGCCTGACCGTCCAAGCGTGGTCACCGACCTTCACCTTGCCGCTGCCGTCGAACACCTGGTACACGGACGAGCCCACCTCGCGCCGCGAAAGGGTGCTGGCACCGCTTCGGATGCGGTGCATCTCCGTACGGATCGTGGGCAGCACATCGCGCCCGTTGCTCGGGTTGGTGAAGCGAACGGCCGCATGACCCGGGCTGAGCGTGGCTGCATGGCCCTCGGCTTCCAGGATCAGCTGGTCTGCGAGCGCCTTGTCCGTGTCGACCCAACGGTAAGCGAGCAAGGGCGTGGCCACCGGGGACTCGGGCTGCGACAGCGGGCGCAAACCAGGGTGTCCCCACAAGTGCTCCGATCGCGAACGCTCGGGCGTCGACTGCTCGGCCGTGCTGACGCGTTCGCGTCCGAACTCGAAGAACTGCGACTCGGTGTAGTAGGAGAACGGAATGTCCAGCCCGTCGATCCAGGCCATCGGTGCGCTGGCTGCGTTGTGGTGCGAGTGCCAGTTCCAGCCGGCCTGCGGCAGGAAATCGCCACGCGACATTCGGACCGGATCGCCATTGACCACGGTCCATACGCCTTCGCCTTCGACCACGAAACGGAAGGCATGCTGCGTATGCCGGTGTTCCGGGGCGTTTTCGCCCGGCATGAGGTACTGGATCGCAGCCCACAGCGTGGGTGTGGCGAACGGCCTGCCGCCGAGCGCCGGATTGGCCAGCGCAATCGCGCGGCGTTCCCCGCCGCGGCCGACCGGCACGATGCGTCCGGCTTCGGCGGCGAGCTCCACAAGGCGGTCCCACCGCCAGAGATGCGGGGCGGCCTTGCTGCGTGGCTGGCGGGGCATCAGGTCGCCGATCTCCGTCCAGAGAGGAACCAGCAACTCGCGCTCGAAGCCTCGGTAAAGCTGCTCGAGCGCCGGACTGGGGTCGGGCTGGGACGGGCCGGCGACGGCCTTCAGGTGCACAGGGGAGGGGACGGTATCGGCGGTCATCGGCGGTTCCTTTGCGGGGCTGCGAGCGCGACTGGTGCACGCCCGCAGCTTGGCTATTCAGCGGTGCTCTGGGGAGCGTTGTTGCATCATTCGGCCGGGCCGACCGTGAGGGCGATCTCTCCGACGCCGGCAACGCTGCCTTCGACGCGATCGCCCGGCTGCAATGCACCGACGCCTTCGGGTGTTCCCGTGAAGATCAGGTCTCCCGGCTCGAGGTGGTAGAACTTCGAGAGATCCTCGATCAGCTCGGGGATGTTCCAGATCAGCTTCGAAAGGTCGGAGCTCTGCCGCTCCTGGCCGTTCACGCTGAGCCTCAGGGCGCCCTGGTCGATCACCTTGCCGGCCATCGGCACCACTTCGGATACGACCGACGATTGCTCCACGTCCTTGCCGAGATCCCATGGCCGACCTTTGTCGCGGGCGACCAGCTGGAGGTCCCGTCGCGTCATGTCCAGACCGCAGGCATACCCATAGATCAACTTGTGGGCGTCGTCGCGATTGACACGGAAGCCAGGCGCTCCGACCACCAGCACCAACTCCATCTCATGGTGGTAGTTCTTGGTTTCGGGCGGATAGGCGACGGTCACACCCGACTCGACCAACGTCGAGGGGCTCTTCGTGAAATAGAACGGGACCTCGATGGTCTTGTCGACGGGTCGTCCCATCTCCACCGCATGCGCGTGGTAGTTGCGGCCCACGAAGAAAAGCCGGTTGATGGGCAGGCGCTGCGAGGTGCCGCGCACCGGCAGCGAAGGAACGGCAGGGGGATTCCAGAGATAGGTGGGGGTCATGATTTAGGTCTGTTGAAGGTGAAAATCCGTCCGGTCGTTTTCGACCTTCAGAGCTTGGAAAGAGGGACCTGGAGGTCGGCGAGTTGTTGGGGATCGACGCTTGTGCGGCGCTCGATCAGGCGTCGCGCAAAGCGCAGGTCGCGTGCCGCGTTCGGCCCGAGCGCCGCGGCAACTCTGTCTGCCTCAAGAAAGAACATGACAAAGCTGTTGGAGCCCACGTCGCCGCGTACGACCACCTGGTGCCTGGGCGTCGGAACGCCGAATATCTGCAGATTGACGTCGTATTGGTCGGACCAGAACCACGGCAGCGGCTGATGGTTCACCGTGGCTCCCAGCGCGGCGCGCGCGGCCGCGATCCCTTGCTCCTGGGCGTTCTGCCAGGACTCCAGTCGCATGCGCCGGGCAGCCCAGTCGCAGTGCCAGATCGCGACGTCGCCAGCGGCAAGGATGTCCGGATCCGAGGTCCGGCACTGGGAATCGACCAGGACGCCGCCTTCACATGCCAGACCCGCTTCGCGTGCGAGTTCATCGTTCGCGATCAATCCAACGCCGAAGAGAACCACGTCGCAAGCCAGCTCCCGTCCGTCGCTGAGGGTTGCCGTCAGGTCTTCGCCCGGCCCTTGGGCCAACTGCTCGATCCCCGCACCCAACTCGACCTGAACGCCATGCGCGGTGTGAAGCCGCAGCAGGTAGCTGGAAATCTCCGCAGGAACCGTGCGCTCGCACAGCCGGTCCATGGCTTCGACGACGATGACGTCCAGGCCCTTCTTTCGGGCGGTTGCCGCGACCTCCAGTCCGATCCATCCTCCGCCCACCACAAGCAGCCGCTTTCCGGCGACGAGCGCCGCTCCGAGCGCTGCCGCATCGCCGATGCTGCGCAGGGTGAAGATGCCAGGCAGATCGGAACCCGGGATGCCCAAACGGCGCGCCCGTCCTCCGGTGCAGAGGATCAAGCTGTCGTAGTGAATCGGCTCGCCGTGGCTCAGATGCAGTCGTTTCGCGGTCCTGTCGATGCGCGTTGCGCTGACATCGGGGCGCCAGTCGAGGTTCAGCGCATCGAACGCTTCCGATTTCTGCAGGTAGGTCGTGTCCGGATGCGCATCGCCTGCGAGCACCGCCTTTGACAGGGGCGGCCTTTCGTAGGGGCGGTGAGGTTCGTCGCCGATCAGCACCACCCGGCCATCGAAGCCGTCGCTGCGCAGCGTCTGCGCAGCCCATCCTCCGGCCTGACCACCGCCCACGATCACGATCGTTCGATCACTCATGGGGCCTCCGGGCCGCTGGGGAACGGTGTGTCTGCGCTCGGTGCGCGAGCATCGCCATGTGACGCATTGATGTCTCCATTCTTCTTGGCGCGAGGGGAAGCGGACGTTCGTGTTTCGCTTGTCGAACTGCCGTCTTGCAGCGGCGCTTCACGCCGCCGCAAGGGCATTGCCATGCAGCTGAATCAGCCCAGTGAAAGAAACACCCGACCGCCTTCGATCTTCACCGGATAGGAGCGGATCGCTTCCGTCACGGGGGCGCACGTCGGTGCGCCGTTGCGCACGTCGAACTTGCCTTGGTGCAGAGGGCACTCGATCTCGTGTCCCTCCAGAAAGCCCTCGCACAGGCGGGCGTGTCCGTGGGTGCAGATGTTGTCGGTCGCATAGATCTGACCGTCTACGCTGTACAAGGCGATGTCGCGTCCGCCGACGAGCATGCCCACGACATCGTCTGCCGGTACTTCATCGACCGGAGTCGCGTCGGTCCATTGGAAATCAGGATCGCTCATGGGTTGCCTCACAACGGGTAGATGACGGAGTTCGGGATCATTTCGCTGTCATAGATGACCTGCCGCGAAGCGAATTTCAGTCCCTGTTCGGTCCGTACGACGACGTCGATGTAGCGCCCGACGCTGAAGACTGTTGAAAGCTCGGAGAGCTTGGTGCGAAACACCGCGTAGTTGGCCTCCGACTCGAAGCGATTGGCTTCGGCCTTCAGCACAACCGGTGTTCCGACAATGTGGCGCTGGTAGTAGGGGTCGTGAAACAGGGTTTCGCGAATCCCGTAGACACGGTCCTTGAGCATCCCCTTGCTCTCGAACGAGAGCGTCGCCAGCGGAAAGCCGCGGTCGTAGTTCTCTCGTGGCTGAAGCCTGTAGATGCAGTCTTCCGTGAAGAATTCGGGCCAGAGTTCCCATTGGCTGGAGCTGACGGCCTGGGCATAGCTGGCGTAGAGCTGAGACAGTTCGAAGTAGTCTTTGAAGTCCACGTCAAGCCTCCATCACCTTGCGCCAGTACTCGTACATGCCCCGGATCAGGGTCTCGGTGACCATGTGATCCGTGTCGCCGACCTCGCGTCCGCCAAGCTCGGCGAGCGTGCGATGAAAAGGCTTCTGCTCAAAACCCTTTTGCGACAACTCGATCACTTCACCGTCGTCCGCGGACACGAATCCGGCGGGTCCGAAGAGATTGGCCTGACGCAGCCGGCGCTGCGTCATTTCTTCGGTATCGTCCTCGAATCCGAAGTGGGTCCAAACAAAATCGAAGGCACCGGGGCCGCTCGGTTGGATGTGGCGCGTAGAGACACTGTTGACCTGCTGTTGAAAGATCACGCTCGGGAACAGCGTCATCATCACAGCCGTCGGTCCGCCCCACCAGGGCTCCGGCACGATGTCGAGGAAGCGGGGGTCGTTGAGCTGCATGCTTTCCTTGAAGCTCGACACCTGGGTGACCTGGTCGGCCTTGCCGCTCGCACCACGCGTTGAAATCATGGCGGCATGCCGATGGTGCCGATCCATCTTGAGCTCCGACTTGTTGTCGGCACGCCAGAGACCGAAGGTGACGAACCAGGTGTGCAGCAGGCCCGGGTGGTATGGGTCCTTGATGTTCTCCTGCATCAGCTTCCAGTTGCCCGGAATGCGCTGGCGGTTGTAGCCGAGGATCTTCAGCTTTCGGCCGTTGAACAGCCGATCGAAATAACCCAGGATCTCCGGCCCCATGAAGTCTTCGAGCGATTCGACGTCGGGGTCGAAGGATGCAAAGACGACACCCCCGCGGGTCGCGACCTTGAGTTTGTTCAGGCCATGCTCGGCGGGCTTGAAGTCGGCGGGCATCCCGCCGTTGACTTTTCCATCCTGTTTGACGCCCCGGCGGAAGGGCACTCCCTGCAGGTCGCCGGTGAGCGTGTAGTTCCACTGGTGATAAGGGCAGGTGAACCCCTCCGCCTTGCGGCTCCCATGGCGCTCGCGGCAGAACTGCATGCCCCGGTGAGCGCACACGTTCTCGACGACGCTGATGGAATCCGCGGCGTCGCGCACCATGATCACGGAGCGTTCGCCGACGACCGTTCGCTTGAAGTCCCCGATCTCCGGAACCTCGGCCTCGAGGCCGACGTAGCACCAGTGGTTTCGATAGAAGAAGCGCTCCAGCTCTTGTCGATGCTGATCGGCCTCGGTGTAGGCCATGAAGGGGATCCGGCTGGTGCCTTGGCTTTCCCAGTGGATCTTCTGGGGGAAGACGGCCGATGTGTCGTCCATGTCTTGTGTCTCCTGTGCTGCCGTAGGGGAACAGCGTCTTGTGTGCAGCAATGATCGCCATTCCGGTGCCATCGCTCAATAGAATATGGGGAATAGTTCAGATTGATTCCGCGAATGTGAGGCGTCATGGAGCTCAAAGACATCGACCTCAACCTTCTGGTCGTTTTCCATCAGTTGCTCGTCGATCGGCGCGTCTCGAAGGCGGCCAGCAGCCTTGGTCTTTCCCAGCCGGGCGTGAGCAACGCGCTGGCTCGACTGCGCAAGCTCACCGATGACCAGTTGTTCCTTCGAACGCCCAACGGCATGGAGCCGACGCCGTATGCACAGCAGCTTGCGGGACCCACCGCGAGCGCATTGCAAGTCATCCACGCGGCGATCAACCAGAAGGCGTCGTTCGACCCGTCGACTTCGAAGCGCGCCTTCACGGTGGGCATGACGGACATCGGCGAGATCTACTTCCTGCCCAAGCTGATGAAGGAAGTGGCACGTCTTGCGCCGAATGTGTCCATCAGCACCGTTCGCAACACGGCCGTGAATCTGCAGGATGAGATGGAAGCGGGTCATGTGAACCTTGCGATCGGTCTGTTGCCGCAGCTCAAGGCGGGCTACTTTCAGCGCCGGCTGTTCAAGCAGCAGTACGTCTGCATGTTCAGGCGAGGTCATCCCCTCGACAAGAAGACGGTTTCATTGAGTGAGTTTTCCTCGGCCGACCACGTCGTCGTGATCTCCGCGGGAACGGGGCACGGCAACGCCGACGAAATCCTTGGACGGAAGAAGGTGGTGCGAAAGGTGGTCCTCACCGTTCCGCACTATGTGGCGGTGGGCCACATCCTTCACGACTCCGACTTGGTGGCAACCGTTCCTGAGCGGCTCGCCCAGGCTTTGGCGGGGCCCTTTGGCCTGTCCTACATCCGGCACCCGGCCAAGCTGCCGGAGATTGCGATCAACCTGTTCTGGCATGGTCGCTTTCACAAGGACCCGGCCATCACGTGGCTGCGCTCGCTGATCGTCGGGCTGCATGGGGAAGGCGCGCCCGACTAGGGCTTTGAAGGTCGGCGCCTAGCGCCGTCTGAGCTTCTTCAAAAGCCAACAGGAAAGCACTGGCTCGGCTTTCCGATGCGACACCGATGTGTCGCAAAGTGTCGCGGCCGGGACGGCGCATCGCGACTAAGTCCTTGATTTGATTGAGATCCGCTTCGGGCATGCGATCTGCAGAGATCGTTGGGAGCGCATCACCAAACCAACTCAGGAGACTTCCCGCCATGTCCTCGCTCCCCGATTCCTCTGCCGCACTCGATGTCGCAACCGCATTTCGAGACGCCATGCGTCGCGTTGCGTCCTCGGTCACCCTGATCACCACACGCGATGCGAATGGCGAGCCTCACGGGATGGCCGCTTCCGCCGTCATTCCGGTGTCCATGGACCCGCCGGCCATCCTGGTGGCGGTGAATCGCACGTCAGGGCTGCATCCTGCGCTCAGCGCACAGGGGCGGTTCTGCGTGAACCTGCTGGCGGGGGCTCATCACCCCTTGCTGGGCGCGTTCTCGCAGAGTTCGCGCAGAGGCGAGCGCTTCGTTACCGGCGATTGGCAAGACAGCTCCGACTCGCTCCCTTGCCTGACCTCGGCACTTGCCGCGGTCTCCTGCGAAGTCGACCAGCGCGTCGAGTACGCGACCCACACTTTGTTCATCGGTCGCGTCACGGCCGTGCAACTGGCAGAGGGCCAATCGGACCCGCTCGTCTGGTTCGACGGAGCGGGCGTGGCCGTTTCGAGCCGCTGCAAGGCCGCTGCGGAACAAGCCGTGGCCTGAGTCTTTCCATGTTCCCCGCGCGGCATCCGCTGCGCTTTTCAACCCTGCAAAAAAGGAGACTTCATGAAACTCGGATTGTTCGGCATGCCTCTGCATCCACCCGCCCGGCCCAAGTCGGAAAGCTTCACGGAAACTACCGAGAAGATCGTGTACGCCGATGAAATCGGCTTCGACGAGGTGTGGATCGGTGAGCATATTTCCTGCACGACGGAGCCGATCTCGTCACCCCTCATCTTCCTTGCGTCACTGATCCACCAGACCAAGCGCATCCGCTTCGGAACGGGCGTCATCGCCTTGCCGAACCACCATCCGGCCGTGGTGGCCGCAGAGATTGCACAGTTCGATCACATGAGCAAAGGACGCCTGATGTTCGGCATCGGCCCCGGTGGCCTGGCCAGCGACATGGAGTTGTTCGAAGTGCTCGATGGTGCGTATCGCACCGAGCGCATGATGGAATCGATCGACACGATCCTCAAGCTCTGGTCGCAGGACCCGCCCTACGATATCCAGGGAAAGCACTGGAAGATCTCTCTGAAGGACATGGTCATCCCCGAGCTGGGCGTGGGCTTCATGCCCAAGCCGTACCAGCTCCCGCACCCCGAGATCTCGATGACCGCGATGTCGCCGTTCTCCGACAGCGTGAAGACGGCTGCAGCGCGCGGGTTCGGCGCGATGAGCGCCAACTTCTGTCCGGAGTATGTGATTGCCAGTCACTGGAAAAAGTATGTCGAGGGGTGCGAGTCCGCGGGCCGCGAACCCACCGGGAATGACTGGCGGGTCGCCCGAAACATCGTCATTGCTGCCAGTGATGCTGAAGCCCGTGAGCGGGTGATGGATCCGGCCGGCAGCAACTACTACTACTTCGACTATTTGTGGCGTGTTCTCAAGTCCGTGAACTACACGGCTGTCATGAAGGACGACCCCAAGCAACCCGACGACGCCGTGACCGTTGAGCAACTAATCGAGAGCATGGTGATCTACGGATCTCCCGGCACCGTGGCGGACAAGCTGGTGGCGTTCCGCGAACGCACGGGGCCATTCCATGGACTGATGATGGCATCGATGGACGGATCCGGCGTCAACCGCGAATGGGAATGGGAGACCATGCGCAGGCTTGCACAGGACGTGATGCCGAAGGTGCGCAAGGCGTCTGCGCGGGGCTGACACGCAGTTCCGCCAGCGTGACACCAGGGGGCAAAGGATGCAGAATCCTTCGACAAGGGCCGGCTCCAGGCCCCCTGCAGGAGACAACGCGCTGTGGACAAAGCATCCCATTCGAACGTGCTGCGCGCTGCCGCAGTGCTGGCCCCTATCCAGGACGAAGTGATGGAACGTGGGAGCGTTGCCGCGTCGAGAGAACGCTGTGTTTCGCTCCATGGCCTCAACCCGGAAAGGGTGGGTCGCCCTGGTGTTCTCACAGCGGTCGAAATCCAGGACCATCGCGAGCCCATCGCCGATCTTCTGTCGCTGTCGCAGGGCGAAGTTCAACGCCTGTTCGAGCTCCTGGCGGAACAGGACTATGTCGTGATGCTGACCGATCCCCAGGGCGTCGCTCTGGGTTTCCGCTCGACCGAACTGGTTCTGGACGCCTGTAGCAATGCGGGCGTCTTGCCCGGTTCGATCTGGTCGGAGGAGATGCAAGGCACGAACGGAATCGCACTGTGCATCCGCGAGCAGAGGGCGCTCTCCGTTGTGATGCAGGATCACTTTGCTTCGAGCCTGGCGAGTGTGAGCTGTACGGTGGCGCCCGTTTTCGGCGCCGGCGGCCAGTTCGCCGCGGCGTTGAATGTCACGACGCTCCGGGCATCCGACCGCGCGACCCAGGCTGTGGTTCGCCAGGTGGTCATTGCGTCGGCGCGACGCATCGAGAACCTCTATTTCGATCGTCGCAATGTGGGACAGACGATTCTTCGCGTATCCAGGCATGGCGACTTCTGCGATGCGGCTGTCGAGTCGCGCGTCGCCCTCGATTCATCGGGCAGAGTGCTCGACGCCACGCCGTTGGCGCAGCGCATTCTCCTTCCGGCAGGAGCGCCGTTGATCGGCCGCCCTTTGTCCGATGTCTGCGGAATGGACCAGTGGCAAAAGGCCTTCGATGGCAGGGATCTCGTGCTCCAGCTTGCAAGCGGCCAGCACTTCTTTCGCGTGGAGCAGCCGAGACGGCAGCTTCAGGCCGTGTCGGCGCCGGAGAAGCTCGATCGCACCTTCGACATCAGCCAGCCTGCGGTGGAGGAGATCATTGGAGACGACCCGGCAGTCGGCGAAGCGGTGTCGATGGCGCGCAGGCTCATGGCCCACCAAGTACCGGTGTTCGTGCACGGAGAGACCGGAACAGGAAAGAGCGCCTTGGCGCGCGCATTGCATGTCGATGCAGGCGGCAGGCCCGACAAGTTCGTTGGTATCAACTGTGCCGCGATCAGCGCGGAGTTGATTGAAAGCGAACTGTTTGGCTACCGTCCCGGTGCCTTCACCGGCGCATCCCGACACGGCTCGCGAGGCCGGTTGCTGGAGGC
It includes:
- a CDS encoding LysR family transcriptional regulator → MELKDIDLNLLVVFHQLLVDRRVSKAASSLGLSQPGVSNALARLRKLTDDQLFLRTPNGMEPTPYAQQLAGPTASALQVIHAAINQKASFDPSTSKRAFTVGMTDIGEIYFLPKLMKEVARLAPNVSISTVRNTAVNLQDEMEAGHVNLAIGLLPQLKAGYFQRRLFKQQYVCMFRRGHPLDKKTVSLSEFSSADHVVVISAGTGHGNADEILGRKKVVRKVVLTVPHYVAVGHILHDSDLVATVPERLAQALAGPFGLSYIRHPAKLPEIAINLFWHGRFHKDPAITWLRSLIVGLHGEGAPD
- a CDS encoding aromatic ring-hydroxylating dioxygenase subunit alpha, with the translated sequence MDDTSAVFPQKIHWESQGTSRIPFMAYTEADQHRQELERFFYRNHWCYVGLEAEVPEIGDFKRTVVGERSVIMVRDAADSISVVENVCAHRGMQFCRERHGSRKAEGFTCPYHQWNYTLTGDLQGVPFRRGVKQDGKVNGGMPADFKPAEHGLNKLKVATRGGVVFASFDPDVESLEDFMGPEILGYFDRLFNGRKLKILGYNRQRIPGNWKLMQENIKDPYHPGLLHTWFVTFGLWRADNKSELKMDRHHRHAAMISTRGASGKADQVTQVSSFKESMQLNDPRFLDIVPEPWWGGPTAVMMTLFPSVIFQQQVNSVSTRHIQPSGPGAFDFVWTHFGFEDDTEEMTQRRLRQANLFGPAGFVSADDGEVIELSQKGFEQKPFHRTLAELGGREVGDTDHMVTETLIRGMYEYWRKVMEA
- a CDS encoding sigma-54-dependent Fis family transcriptional regulator yields the protein MDKASHSNVLRAAAVLAPIQDEVMERGSVAASRERCVSLHGLNPERVGRPGVLTAVEIQDHREPIADLLSLSQGEVQRLFELLAEQDYVVMLTDPQGVALGFRSTELVLDACSNAGVLPGSIWSEEMQGTNGIALCIREQRALSVVMQDHFASSLASVSCTVAPVFGAGGQFAAALNVTTLRASDRATQAVVRQVVIASARRIENLYFDRRNVGQTILRVSRHGDFCDAAVESRVALDSSGRVLDATPLAQRILLPAGAPLIGRPLSDVCGMDQWQKAFDGRDLVLQLASGQHFFRVEQPRRQLQAVSAPEKLDRTFDISQPAVEEIIGDDPAVGEAVSMARRLMAHQVPVFVHGETGTGKSALARALHVDAGGRPDKFVGINCAAISAELIESELFGYRPGAFTGASRHGSRGRLLEANGGTLFLDEIGDMPFGLQTRLLQVLSDGEFTPVGATRPVQVRFALIAASLHDVAQLVREGRFREDLYFRLAGATVRLPALRRRDDLEQLIERAVIGASQRVGRRAPLLTVAAMKALLAHGWPGNLRELHHAMRFAVAMDSDGKIDLADLPPPLGQRGALRDGSPTGRRAAIEAALQRCGWNVSEAAISLGVSRATLHRRIRDLGIARPG
- a CDS encoding flavin reductase family protein; its protein translation is MSSLPDSSAALDVATAFRDAMRRVASSVTLITTRDANGEPHGMAASAVIPVSMDPPAILVAVNRTSGLHPALSAQGRFCVNLLAGAHHPLLGAFSQSSRRGERFVTGDWQDSSDSLPCLTSALAAVSCEVDQRVEYATHTLFIGRVTAVQLAEGQSDPLVWFDGAGVAVSSRCKAAAEQAVA
- a CDS encoding aromatic-ring-hydroxylating dioxygenase subunit beta → MDFKDYFELSQLYASYAQAVSSSQWELWPEFFTEDCIYRLQPRENYDRGFPLATLSFESKGMLKDRVYGIRETLFHDPYYQRHIVGTPVVLKAEANRFESEANYAVFRTKLSELSTVFSVGRYIDVVVRTEQGLKFASRQVIYDSEMIPNSVIYPL
- a CDS encoding LLM class flavin-dependent oxidoreductase — encoded protein: MKLGLFGMPLHPPARPKSESFTETTEKIVYADEIGFDEVWIGEHISCTTEPISSPLIFLASLIHQTKRIRFGTGVIALPNHHPAVVAAEIAQFDHMSKGRLMFGIGPGGLASDMELFEVLDGAYRTERMMESIDTILKLWSQDPPYDIQGKHWKISLKDMVIPELGVGFMPKPYQLPHPEISMTAMSPFSDSVKTAAARGFGAMSANFCPEYVIASHWKKYVEGCESAGREPTGNDWRVARNIVIAASDAEARERVMDPAGSNYYYFDYLWRVLKSVNYTAVMKDDPKQPDDAVTVEQLIESMVIYGSPGTVADKLVAFRERTGPFHGLMMASMDGSGVNREWEWETMRRLAQDVMPKVRKASARG